In the genome of Arachis hypogaea cultivar Tifrunner chromosome 9, arahy.Tifrunner.gnm2.J5K5, whole genome shotgun sequence, the window ttttttcttaaaagaataaatagaatagagtaTTTCCCTATAATGCCCTTCTCTCTAACAAGAGCTGATACAACTGAAGCTAGCAGCCATTGCCACTCTGCAAACGACACCGTTTTCAACGGCTGAGGAGCCGCAATGCCATTTCGAGCTCGCACTGCAATCTTCCGTTGGTCTCTGCATACTGTTCCTTACCGTATCCATCACCATCAACCTCATTCTAttcactcttcttcttcttccattcccCACAAGTTCACTTCTTTAGCCCAAACTCAGGTTCGAAATTCTTTCAACCTTTTTCTCCCTTCTATCtattttctatcacatttttattttccttttccatccAAACACTGTTTTGAACCAGGTTTATGGCGAATCTGTTGAAACAAGTGACGATGATGGATTTTTGTCATGGTTGGAGCGGAAAGCTGGTTGTAGAATTTCTTCATCGCTTTCAATTGGTAAATCTTCATATGGCAGGTACCCTCTTTGTTCTTCTGTTGATTGAATTTGTTTCCATTGAACAGGGAAAACAATGCTCAATTTGTTTCGATTAATGTTGTAATGTAATTAATGAAAACCTACCAGGTTCTAGCTCTTAACTGCATGCTTATTGTTTCTATGTCATCATTCTTGAAATCGAATAGTAAGAATGATTGTGAATTTAGGAGTAGTTTATGGGTTAATATTCTTCATAAGTCATAACACAGAATGATATACTGAAGATGGAACATCTCtctgtttatattatatattattatattaattaatagtgGTTTAGTAACTGTTAATTTGTGTCTTGCATCTAGGTCTCTGTTTGCTTCTAAGGCGATAAAAACCGGAGATTGTATTTTGAAGGTTCCTTATAGAGTGGTAGGCATCCACTCTTAATCTTTCCTCGAACTATATGTTATGGCTTGCTTTTTATATGTCACAATGACAAGTCACTCTTGATAACATAGTATTTGTAATTGGTTTTGTAGCAAATAACAGCAGATAATCTCCCTGCTAAGATCAAATCTCTGATCAGTGAGGAAGTTGCGAATGTTGCAAAACTTGCTGTTCTTCTTCTAATTGAGCGGAAATTGGGTCAGGTACCATTGTTATCATGTTCCTGTAAAGGTTTAATCTGAAATTTGGGAATTGTTGAACTTTTGCAAACTTTGAGTTTTGCTCTTGGTAAAATCTAGAAGCTTGCTTGTATGTCTGAAATATCTCTCTCTGTATGTAGGACTCCCAGTGGAATCCTTATATCTGCCGTCTACCATGGCAAGAGGAGTTGCATAACACGGCAggttttcttttcattttggtttttgagtaatgatcttttatctttttaacATGGTAAAAATTGTTCTTGTTACATGGTGTATGActatgatttatttttcttttacacaTTTCATTACCTTGTGCTATTATAAACTATATTATTTACTatggtattttttttaatcttagattTTTTGGAATGAAAGTGAGCTGGAGATGATTCATCGAAGCTCGGTTTATTGGGAAACAATTAACCAAAAGTCTCAAATTGAAAGGGACTTCTTGGCAATCAGACCTGTAAGTGCTTTgtgttggctatatatatattctaacttATGAAATGCAAGTCATTTTCTGCCAGGGGAGGAATACACATATATGATATGATGAAACATCTTAAGACAAAACTAATCAGAATATAGAAACTTTATACTAGAATAGGTAGTCTTGGAGTATGAAGTATAAGAGGTCATGATGGATGAATTGATTACTTCTATATATTGACATTTAGAATCATCAAGAGTTCTttcaatcaaaattaaagaaatgtaTTGCTGTTCAAACTGCAATAGGTAAGTAACTGGATCAGAGTACCGAGTGTATCAGGACACCATGTCTTCTCAAGTAACTTATTAAATTGAGTCTGCTAAATCTGGATTCATGCAACATTAATTGAAGTGCCGTGCATCAGCAGAAAATATAGGTTGATTCTCTGGCCACATAGAGTTTAATTGAACAAGCATGAGCATATTATTGATTGACCTTGGCTGCTTTAGCatgctctctctctcactctctctctctcctgccCCACCTTCCTATATTGTTTCAGTATGTTCCTTTCTTTTTATTGTAACTTGTAAGTATATTGACAAGATTGAAATTACAAGATGGGAGGATATGAGATACTTTgtacaagaaagaaaagaaaaattgtaagtATAACTGTCAGTGGAGCATAATATTCTTCTCTCTCAAGATATCTGACTTGCTTTACATCATATATAGGCCAAGCATCTAATCCTTTCCTGCacgacattttttatttttttaaaatttgtcacTGGAAGTGTGATAATTGCATTCTTGTGttcactaatattttaatttggtaTGTTCCccgttttatttatattatactgTTTAAAAGCTGAAAGACTGGTTGTGCCAAATTTGTCCGTCTATTTCAGATTTTTGAATGTTTCAGTCAAAGTTTTGGAGATATTACTTATAAAGACTTCATGTATGCATGCACACTAGGTAAGCAACCACTTCAAAATTTGTAGTTCCCTACCAAGTTCCCTTTCTACGACATTGAATTAGTCTATATGGCCTCCCTTTGGAGCTCTGCTTTTCAGATTCCTTTAATAGATCGACATGCTACTCAGCCTCCCTAATAGTtgtcttttccttcttttctccACCTATGTATGAAGGATATCTATATGATGGTGTATCTTTACTCATACCAAATTTTGAAAGGAAACCtcattattatattttatgtaAATATGGACTTTCATCTTTAGTTTCGTTGTTAACCTCAATATCATTATCAGTTGGTTCTCGAGCATGGGGAAGCACCAATGGTTTATCTCTGGTATTGTTACTGTAAGGAgacttattttaatatttttgtttcaaCCATAGTTAGTTTTCTGACCTTTTTTTCTTTGTTCTAGATTCCTTTTGCAGATTTTGTAAACCATGATGGGAATTCAGAAGCAATTGTGATGAGTGATGATGACAAACAATTATCAgaagttctctctctctctctctctctctctctctctctctctcacacacacacacacacacacactcttaCACTTCTTTCTCCCTTGTATCTATTCTAACATGGTGATTGGAGTCTATTAAAATGGTTTAAAGAGATATTTTTCTCATAGATGAAAGCCAAATTTCTTTCTGATGGCCATTAATACTCCACTCTTTTCATATTCAATGTCTCATATAGTAAGGTTCGTGATGTTTAATATAGGGGACTTTCCCTCACAGACATGTTGAGAGATTAGGAATCTAATGTTTTATAGATAAATCCTTTTTTACATTGCTTTTGTATTGGGGAACTCTTATCCCTCATTTTGTATTATCGTTCTCCATATCTTGATGAAattcttattttataaaaaaaaatgtgcTTTTGAAATTACCTCATTAATACTCAAATAATGTTTTTATGAGACTGATATTTTgaggtgtattttttttcttacttATTATTAGGTTAAGTACTAGTGTAGGACACCAGTTCCACTTCTTAAcccaaattaatatatatgtatatatatattttcttaaacAATTCTCACAcccatttaatttaatatttgcaAATATGTGCAGGTTATCTCTGATCGTGACTATGCGCCTGGGGAGCAGGTCATATATCTCTTACTGAAGACTATATACTTTACCGTCTCATATGTGCTAATGGTTTCCAAGGTGAAGACTCACATGCAATTGTCTTCATGTAAAGTTGTTAGTTAAGAACCATTAGATGATTtgacatgtttgataaaattgtTATCTAACGATTCTCAACTAGCAACTTCACATGAAGACAACTGCATGTGAGTTTCCACCTTCCAAATTAAGCTTTTACTCATTTTTCATTTTCTGCAAGCTTGAACAAAGTCTGCTTTAATGAAAATTTTACCTGCAGGGATTAAATTACCTCTTATTGTCTTTGTATTTTCCATTATTAACCAGTAATGTCATTCCAAAAATGCTGACCATTGATTCCTGCTGTTTCTTTATCGGTTAAACAGCAAGGATTACCTTGAGTTTCATGCTGTTCATTATGGTGAAATATTCTGAATTAAAATGTCAACATTATTCCCATGAATGCAAATATGCCAGACTCTTGGAATATGCTTTCACGAACCATAATTACTAAAATAGCTCAAGTACAAGTACAAGTTTTCTGCACTGAATGTGACTtaaaacaagaaatcaacaattggtaaaaaaaaagagagaaaggaacATTATTGTTGCTTCACCTTAATTATATGATCCCTAGATTTAGAGATCCTTGCAatcatgtattttctttttctctgtatAGGGCTATTATGCAATTATGTGATTTTGATTGTGTTTAATAGCTACAATGTATTTCAATTTGTTGCCAAATTTTGCTGTTTGTAAAATTTGTCACTTAGAGGTTACTGGGTTTTCTGCTTTCATTGTTTTAGGTACTGATAAGATATGGAAAGTTTTCAAATGCTACATTGATGTTAGACTTCGGTTTTACAGTCCCCTACAACATTTATGACCAGGTATTCCTTGTAGAGGAAGTATAGGAAGCCAATGGAATATTCgtataatgtgtataatggaggtttagggatgtccgattcagtattagagatataatcattagtgttacctttttccatcagcttaagcttttgggataagtggtatcatgacatgatatCAGAGctttagatccgaaaggtcaagagttcgatccgggtgatgttcattttgtaattcATATagctcattgtacacattgtgcacaaatattccattggctccctagcaggACTCTTCCTTGTAATAATTAAATTTCTTGTATCATTAGCCCAGCATAATGAATTTTCTCGCCAACTTGTTGCTTTATTAACTCTGATTGCATCTGTAATCATTGATTAATAATGCTGGTCATTCTCAGGTTCAGATCCAGTTAGATATACCTAAGCATGATCCTCTGCACAAGATGAAGTTGGAACTCATGCAACAATACTTCGTGCCTTCAAGGAAAAACGCGGAAAACTTGAAACATTCTTGGAACATCTTCACAATCAAGTTTGTGCTGATTCTTAATTTTTCATCCGTCATGTTGATTCTACTTTATCAGTCCAAACTTTTGTTAATGCTCATGAACCAGTGCTTACTTCAGCAAACTGATCGTTATCATTtgcttctttctttccttttcattCGATATCGGATAAAAAAGATGACCCACACAGCACTTGATTAGTCAATTTTATGTATATTGGGCATGAGATATCTTTTGCTGACTATTTTGCATCGGCCTTTATACATGTCTGGTTGCATGAAATGTGCATGTTAATAATGCAGAAATCTCTATATGATTTTACCCTAAAATATTGCTGATAAACTTGCCAGTATTTGGATATCTGATGGAGCTATGATCATCACTTAGGGAGGTCAAGTGGCCTAAAGGAAAAGGGAAAGGTCTTCCACAATCGCTTCGTGCTTTTGCTCGTGTTCTTTCTTGTACTAATCGTCAAGGTGTGCATAGCATCTAGTTGCTAATTTTTCCCACCCAAAAAGTAGTTTACACTTGTTGAATAAACTCTACCTAACAGTATCCACTTTTGTAATTCACATTGATCAATTATCAGAACTTGATGATCTGGTTGTGGAAGCTGCACAAACTGATGGTAGGCTAGGTAGGCGTCCGTTACCGGATGTCAACAAAGAGATTCAAGCCCACCTGATGTTATCGTCATTAATCGGCCAATTAATTGAGGAGCGCAGTGCAGCCATTATGGTAATGACTTTATCTTATAGGTGTATGATTGGTAGCAAGTTAAAACAATTGgagcatttttttttgtaaagGTGTATTAATTGTATGTTCATGTGTTATTTCAATTATTTGTAGTCATTGGAGGagtcttccaattcttcatcattttgtgTAAGAGTTCCTGTTAGAAGATTCATGGCCCGGGATCTCCTATGCGGCGAACTTCGCATTCTGAATTCTGCTTTTACATGGCTGGAGAACTACTGTTTGTCGTCGACTTAACGGTTGTCTGTAGCTGCAGCCTAATTATAGCAGGAAAATGAAACTACCACATCAGATATATTGGAATTATCACAACCTGAAGATTATGCTGACTATGGGTTAGCTGCTTCTTTTGGTTGGTTAGACTATTCAATCTCAGTTGTTTTGGTTCTATCACCTACTGGATTTGGAATGAGTATATTAGAGAGCAAGTTAGGGCAGCATCTGTTGTAGAATAGTAGAAATAAATATATTTCTCATGTTGTACCTTAATTTATTCTCTCCCTTCTGGATCAGAAAATGATCAATTGTGTGGTTGAGGCATGTGATGTAATGGCAAAACTGTGTGTCTCTGTAAAATAAATCTGTATCACATCCAATTATGTAATGAcacgttaacaaaaataattacttttttatattGATTGTATGAAtagttattcaaaaaataaatgtgTTGTATAGTTAATAGTTGTGTActagtacattaaaattaaactcataaaagaatcatcttttatatataaataaaaaaatgtataaatacaAAAAGGTAAAGcttcaaattataataaaatcctAGCTAATAAACTAGACTTAAGTAAGAATGCTATagcattaattatttttaacatcTTTTTATATATTCTAACTTACATGAATAGCGCATAGTAGTGCAGCGCCCAATATATCAGCAACTCCTATCATATGAAATGGGCGCCCAATATATCAGCAACTCCTATCATATGAAATGTGTTTAATGTCCAATTATGAAACTCTTAAAAAAATAGGATGAATCGAAATATAGCTGCTACACCAAAATTGGGTGCAAAGAACCAACCAGACTGACCCAGTGGATAAATCAGGAATACGGAAACAAAAACAGCAATTGGACCAGAGAATGCAATTGCATTATAAGTGCGCAATTGAACAGATCGAGCAAGTTCAATCATATAATTTACATTCAAATACATTGAGTTTTAGATATATCAAAATCATTTgacaatattttaaataaaaatttcttacaagattaaattaatttgaaattttgccGATTGTCGCTCTTTGAATGGCTAAATTAGGAGTGTTCATGGGTTGGGTGAAATCGGATTTAATGTGATCTAGATTGCTAGACCCGATCCAAAATATATACTGAGCCTGTTTGTTAGACTCGAACTCAGCCCTAAACTCGATGAAACTTacacactttcgggccacgattatatcgA includes:
- the LOC112712339 gene encoding ribulose-1,5 bisphosphate carboxylase/oxygenase large subunit N-methyltransferase, chloroplastic isoform X1, whose translation is MPFRARTAIFRWSLHTVPYRIHHHQPHSIHSSSSSIPHKFTSLAQTQVYGESVETSDDDGFLSWLERKAGCRISSSLSIGKSSYGRSLFASKAIKTGDCILKVPYRVQITADNLPAKIKSLISEEVANVAKLAVLLLIERKLGQDSQWNPYICRLPWQEELHNTIFWNESELEMIHRSSVYWETINQKSQIERDFLAIRPIFECFSQSFGDITYKDFMYACTLVGSRAWGSTNGLSLIPFADFVNHDGNSEAIVMSDDDKQLSEVISDRDYAPGEQVLIRYGKFSNATLMLDFGFTVPYNIYDQVQIQLDIPKHDPLHKMKLELMQQYFVPSRKNAENLKHSWNIFTIKEVKWPKGKGKGLPQSLRAFARVLSCTNRQELDDLVVEAAQTDGRLGRRPLPDVNKEIQAHLMLSSLIGQLIEERSAAIMSLEESSNSSSFCVRVPVRRFMARDLLCGELRILNSAFTWLENYCLSST
- the LOC112712339 gene encoding uncharacterized protein isoform X2; its protein translation is MPFRARTAIFRWSLHTVPYRIHHHQPHSIHSSSSSIPHKFTSLAQTQVYGESVETSDDDGFLSWLERKAGCRISSSLSIGKSSYGRSLFASKAIKTGDCILKVPYRVQITADNLPAKIKSLISEEVANVAKLAVLLLIERKLGQDSQWNPYICRLPWQEELHNTIFWNESELEMIHRSSVYWETINQKSQIERDFLAIRPIFECFSQSFGDITYKDFMYACTLDFVNHDGNSEAIVMSDDDKQLSEVISDRDYAPGEQVLIRYGKFSNATLMLDFGFTVPYNIYDQVQIQLDIPKHDPLHKMKLELMQQYFVPSRKNAENLKHSWNIFTIKEVKWPKGKGKGLPQSLRAFARVLSCTNRQELDDLVVEAAQTDGRLGRRPLPDVNKEIQAHLMLSSLIGQLIEERSAAIMSLEESSNSSSFCVRVPVRRFMARDLLCGELRILNSAFTWLENYCLSST
- the LOC112712339 gene encoding ribulose-1,5 bisphosphate carboxylase/oxygenase large subunit N-methyltransferase, chloroplastic isoform X3 translates to MPFRARTAIFRWSLHTVPYRIHHHQPHSIHSSSSSIPHKFTSLAQTQVYGESVETSDDDGFLSWLERKAGCRISSSLSIGKSSYGRSLFASKAIKTGDCILKVPYRVQITADNLPAKIKSLISEEVANVAKLAVLLLIERKLGQDSQWNPYICRLPWQEELHNTIFWNESELEMIHRSSVYWETINQKSQIERDFLAIRPIPFADFVNHDGNSEAIVMSDDDKQLSEVISDRDYAPGEQVLIRYGKFSNATLMLDFGFTVPYNIYDQVQIQLDIPKHDPLHKMKLELMQQYFVPSRKNAENLKHSWNIFTIKEVKWPKGKGKGLPQSLRAFARVLSCTNRQELDDLVVEAAQTDGRLGRRPLPDVNKEIQAHLMLSSLIGQLIEERSAAIMSLEESSNSSSFCVRVPVRRFMARDLLCGELRILNSAFTWLENYCLSST